In the genome of Actinomycetota bacterium, one region contains:
- a CDS encoding DUF3291 domain-containing protein, with translation MTFHVAQINVARLREPLDRPSMQAFVDGLEPINTLADASPGFVWRLQTDDGDATALRVFDDDMIIVNMSVWDSVEALHAFVFRSEHAGYLRRRSEWFEKLAEASTALWWIRAGETPMVEDAKTKLESLRARGPTREGFTLRDAFPPPPSSHS, from the coding sequence ATGACCTTCCACGTCGCGCAGATCAACGTCGCCCGCCTGCGGGAGCCGCTCGACCGCCCGTCGATGCAGGCGTTCGTCGACGGGCTCGAACCGATCAACACGCTCGCGGATGCGAGCCCCGGGTTCGTGTGGCGACTGCAGACCGACGACGGCGACGCGACCGCGCTCCGGGTCTTCGACGACGACATGATCATCGTGAACATGTCGGTTTGGGACTCGGTCGAGGCGCTCCACGCGTTCGTGTTCCGGTCGGAGCACGCGGGCTACCTGCGACGCCGGTCCGAGTGGTTCGAGAAGCTCGCCGAGGCATCGACGGCCCTGTGGTGGATCCGGGCGGGTGAGACCCCGATGGTCGAGGACGCGAAGACGAAGCTCGAGTCGCTCCGTGCGCGGGGTCCGACCCGCGAGGGGTTCACGCTCCGCGATGCGTTCCCGCCGCCGCCGAGCTCACACTCGTGA